Proteins encoded by one window of Candidatus Sumerlaea chitinivorans:
- a CDS encoding GTP-binding protein Era: MMNQTTEFKSGYVAILGKPNAGKSTLLNALLGEKLAIVSEKPQTTRDRVAGILTTDHYQIVFLDTPGVIVPKDRFNEVLVWRAAEALEDADIIYYLVDATDDEPPNERLAEILAHRGTAKLFVVVNKTDLLPPERAKEVPPAAREIVADKIFFISALQKQGLDRLLADTVEQLNPGPMFFDPEQLTDRDERFFAAEAVREKIFLYTGEEVPYSIHTEVETFEERPDKDFIRVVIYVERDSQKPIIIGAKGQNLKRIGMEARRDIEALTGRPTYLELWVKVRKNWRKNDFDLRNFGYKVKPRKRK; encoded by the coding sequence ATGATGAACCAAACGACAGAATTCAAATCCGGCTACGTCGCGATCCTCGGGAAGCCAAACGCCGGGAAGTCGACTCTGCTCAATGCCTTATTGGGTGAGAAGCTGGCGATTGTGTCGGAAAAACCCCAAACGACGCGTGACCGCGTAGCTGGCATTCTCACCACCGACCACTACCAAATTGTGTTCTTGGATACGCCGGGCGTCATCGTTCCAAAGGATCGCTTCAACGAAGTCTTAGTATGGCGCGCGGCCGAGGCGCTTGAGGACGCCGACATCATCTATTATTTGGTGGACGCGACCGACGACGAACCGCCAAACGAACGGCTGGCCGAGATTTTAGCACATCGCGGGACTGCGAAGCTATTCGTTGTCGTGAACAAAACCGATTTGCTTCCCCCTGAGCGAGCGAAAGAGGTCCCTCCAGCGGCACGGGAAATCGTCGCCGACAAAATCTTCTTTATCTCTGCCCTCCAAAAGCAAGGGCTGGACCGTTTACTGGCGGACACGGTGGAGCAATTGAACCCGGGGCCGATGTTCTTCGATCCCGAGCAGCTCACCGATCGCGACGAACGCTTCTTTGCGGCTGAGGCCGTCCGCGAGAAGATCTTTTTGTACACGGGCGAAGAGGTGCCGTACTCAATTCATACGGAGGTCGAGACGTTCGAAGAACGGCCGGACAAAGATTTCATTCGCGTCGTAATCTACGTCGAACGAGATTCTCAAAAACCGATTATCATTGGTGCAAAAGGGCAAAACCTCAAACGCATTGGTATGGAAGCCCGCCGCGACATTGAGGCGTTGACCGGTCGCCCGACGTACTTGGAGCTGTGGGTGAAGGTGCGAAAAAATTGGCGCAAGAACGATTTCGATCTACGCAATTTCGGCTACAAAGTGAAGCCGCGAAAACGAAAGTGA
- a CDS encoding Queuosine Biosynthesis QueE Radical SAM, producing MVLSRILSQVHELGCPLVEVTGGEPLAQRECITLLHALLEQGYTVLLETSGAYSLREVPTEVHRIVDLKCPSSGEMHRNCWENISLLTLRDEVKFVVGTREDYEWAQDQIHQHRLFDRCGAVLFSPVWGQLAPRELASWLLADHLFAARLQIQLHKVIWPTESRGV from the coding sequence ATGGTCCTCTCGCGGATTTTGAGCCAAGTTCACGAACTTGGGTGTCCACTCGTAGAAGTCACCGGTGGCGAGCCCCTCGCTCAGCGCGAATGCATTACTCTGCTGCATGCCCTTCTGGAGCAGGGGTACACGGTCCTGCTCGAAACCAGTGGGGCTTATTCGCTTCGCGAGGTGCCGACCGAGGTCCACCGGATCGTGGATCTGAAGTGCCCCTCGTCAGGCGAGATGCACCGGAACTGCTGGGAGAATATCTCGCTTCTGACTTTACGCGACGAGGTAAAATTTGTCGTTGGGACGCGCGAGGATTATGAGTGGGCCCAGGATCAAATCCACCAACACAGACTTTTTGATCGGTGTGGGGCAGTGCTCTTCTCTCCTGTCTGGGGGCAATTAGCTCCGAGAGAGCTCGCCTCGTGGCTGCTTGCGGATCACCTCTTTGCGGCGCGTCTGCAAATTCAGCTCCACAAAGTAATCTGGCCAACTGAGTCGCGCGGCGTCTGA
- a CDS encoding Deblocking aminopeptidase: MSGTFPDPEYVIELLQELTCCHGVSGFEDDVRTCVERHLRGQVDELSVDALGNLVAVVNASTDSAPTLLLDAHMDEIGLVIAHVETDGALRFALVGGWDERLLPGQRVQLRTREGKFIDGVIGTPPPHIQRDEDRKKPYSAEALFIDIGARSRAEVDATGLRIGDSGVVWQPFQRLLPPYVTGKAFDDRVGCALLILLLRRLASEPRLPIHVVGLFSTFEEIGARGALAAAYRIAPDVALVLEGTVAADVPGVPEARCPSRIGGGPALTIMDRNTHCTPRLVRFIEEVADHAGIPWQHKRPIFGGSDAARIHTTRGGVPTAIVSVPCRYIHSSVSLMSLEDFAHTYALLEKTVWEMPRFLASAQNG; the protein is encoded by the coding sequence ATGAGCGGTACTTTCCCTGACCCCGAGTATGTAATCGAACTTCTTCAGGAACTCACGTGCTGCCACGGAGTGAGCGGCTTTGAAGACGATGTGAGGACCTGCGTTGAGCGGCACCTTCGCGGTCAGGTGGATGAACTCAGTGTCGACGCGCTGGGCAACTTGGTTGCTGTGGTCAATGCGTCCACCGATTCCGCGCCAACCCTTTTGCTCGACGCACACATGGACGAGATTGGCTTAGTTATCGCCCATGTAGAAACGGACGGTGCTCTTAGGTTTGCGCTGGTGGGCGGATGGGATGAGCGGCTGCTGCCGGGTCAGCGTGTGCAGCTTCGCACGCGGGAGGGCAAGTTCATTGACGGAGTGATTGGAACCCCGCCTCCGCACATTCAGCGCGACGAAGACCGCAAGAAGCCTTATTCTGCCGAAGCGCTTTTCATCGACATTGGGGCGCGCAGCCGTGCGGAGGTCGACGCGACTGGCCTTCGCATCGGTGACAGCGGCGTTGTTTGGCAGCCCTTCCAGCGGTTGTTACCACCCTATGTGACGGGAAAGGCATTTGACGATCGCGTGGGGTGTGCCCTTCTCATTCTTCTCTTACGCCGACTCGCCTCCGAGCCCCGTTTACCGATCCACGTCGTGGGACTGTTCTCAACCTTTGAAGAGATTGGCGCTCGAGGAGCCCTTGCCGCGGCGTATCGCATTGCACCCGACGTTGCGCTGGTCTTGGAGGGCACGGTGGCGGCGGATGTACCCGGCGTGCCCGAAGCACGGTGCCCCTCCCGAATTGGGGGTGGCCCCGCTCTCACGATCATGGATCGCAACACCCACTGCACCCCCCGCCTCGTGCGCTTTATTGAAGAAGTTGCCGATCATGCTGGCATCCCTTGGCAGCATAAGCGCCCGATCTTCGGGGGAAGCGATGCCGCTCGAATCCACACAACCCGCGGTGGTGTGCCGACAGCGATCGTCAGCGTGCCATGTCGCTACATACACTCGTCCGTGAGTCTGATGAGCCTCGAGGACTTCGCCCACACCTATGCGCTGCTCGAGAAGACCGTATGGGAGATGCCGCGTTTCCTTGCGAGTGCACAAAATGGGTAA
- a CDS encoding Mutator mutT protein (7,8-dihydro-8-oxoguanine-triphosphatase): MTDEQTKPVVKVVAGILCRDQKVLLARRPAGDPLAGFWEFPGGKVEPGETPQRALERELDEEFGVKVRAGDFLASRLHSYPDRTIELVVYWATIEGEIAELNAHDDVAWVSPTDLEHYPLAPADEFLKEILLVRSWGSDAIAATQEEASC; this comes from the coding sequence ATGACAGACGAGCAAACAAAACCTGTTGTAAAAGTGGTGGCGGGCATTCTTTGTCGCGACCAAAAGGTGCTTTTGGCCCGGCGGCCTGCGGGAGATCCGCTGGCTGGGTTTTGGGAATTCCCCGGAGGAAAAGTCGAGCCGGGTGAGACTCCGCAACGCGCGCTGGAACGGGAGCTTGATGAAGAATTTGGGGTTAAGGTCCGGGCGGGCGACTTTTTGGCCTCACGCCTGCACTCCTATCCAGACCGGACGATTGAACTCGTCGTTTATTGGGCAACAATTGAAGGAGAAATTGCAGAGCTCAATGCACATGATGACGTGGCATGGGTAAGCCCGACAGATCTGGAGCACTATCCTCTTGCCCCTGCTGACGAATTCTTAAAGGAGATTTTATTGGTCCGAAGCTGGGGTTCTGATGCTATTGCGGCAACACAAGAGGAGGCATCCTGTTGA
- a CDS encoding NAD(P)HX epimerase / NAD(P)HX dehydratase: protein MKVVTAAQMSEIDRRAQAEFGISEDCLMNEAGRAVARVIRDRFSPERVCVVCGKGNNAGDGYVVARELHLAKADVTVVAVVSPSELRGAASRAYASAVQAGVPIVGPDPLPDLLAQADVVVDALLGTGVKGPVRQEWEPVVLEISRAPGIVVAVDVPSGVRELHPGETLGTVISADLTVTIGCPKLALLTYPGSEHVGELIVERINFPAELLDSEALELNYEPPSRLGTWIPHRPAIGHKGTFGKVGIIAGSPPFAGAAILSTRAALRAGCGLAYLFTTAALNPVYKMAIPEAVTVIVSEDPKGYLTEEAHGEILRRTQELDALAIGPGLGTTVRQQRLVRELIRQSTIPMVVDADALTCLAEELPQLRESIVLTPHPGEMARLLGKTTAEVQAARIEAVRSLATRTGATVLLKGADSLIARPDGQVWISPGATSALAKGGTGDVLTGLIASLLAQGMAPWQAALLGAQVHLRAAIRCARAIGERGVLASEVADALPYGFLELEECALSTRDGDT, encoded by the coding sequence ATGAAGGTCGTCACAGCTGCCCAGATGAGCGAAATTGATCGGCGTGCCCAAGCAGAGTTTGGCATCTCCGAAGACTGCCTAATGAACGAAGCCGGCCGTGCCGTGGCCCGCGTGATCCGCGATCGGTTCTCTCCTGAGCGCGTTTGCGTCGTGTGTGGGAAAGGCAATAACGCAGGGGATGGCTACGTGGTGGCCCGCGAGCTCCATCTCGCAAAAGCAGATGTCACAGTCGTTGCAGTGGTGTCCCCGTCTGAATTGCGGGGGGCCGCCTCCCGTGCTTATGCGAGTGCAGTGCAGGCCGGAGTGCCAATCGTTGGCCCAGATCCTCTACCGGACTTGCTGGCCCAAGCCGACGTTGTGGTGGATGCTCTTCTTGGGACTGGGGTGAAGGGGCCTGTTCGCCAAGAATGGGAGCCAGTTGTTTTAGAGATTTCACGGGCTCCCGGAATTGTGGTTGCTGTCGATGTTCCCTCAGGAGTCCGCGAGCTTCATCCGGGAGAAACGCTTGGAACGGTGATATCAGCCGACCTCACGGTGACGATTGGATGCCCCAAACTTGCGCTGCTCACCTATCCGGGATCGGAGCATGTCGGCGAGCTCATTGTCGAGAGGATCAATTTCCCTGCCGAGTTATTGGATTCGGAGGCGCTTGAGCTGAATTACGAACCGCCTTCGCGGCTTGGGACATGGATTCCCCATCGACCTGCGATTGGTCACAAGGGCACCTTTGGAAAAGTTGGAATCATTGCTGGCTCTCCGCCGTTTGCCGGGGCCGCAATCCTCTCCACGCGGGCCGCACTTCGGGCAGGCTGTGGGTTGGCGTACCTTTTTACCACTGCGGCCCTAAACCCTGTATACAAGATGGCGATTCCCGAAGCTGTCACCGTCATCGTCTCGGAAGACCCCAAAGGTTATCTCACAGAAGAAGCGCACGGCGAGATCCTTAGACGTACGCAGGAGCTCGATGCGCTGGCAATTGGGCCGGGTTTAGGAACCACAGTTCGGCAGCAGCGGCTTGTGCGAGAATTGATCCGCCAAAGTACCATTCCCATGGTAGTGGACGCTGACGCTCTGACTTGTCTCGCCGAAGAGCTGCCTCAGCTTCGCGAATCAATTGTCCTCACGCCTCATCCGGGGGAAATGGCTCGTCTTTTGGGCAAAACCACGGCCGAGGTGCAGGCTGCCCGCATCGAGGCTGTGCGCTCATTAGCGACCCGAACAGGGGCAACGGTTTTGCTCAAAGGTGCGGATTCGCTCATCGCTCGGCCAGATGGACAAGTTTGGATTTCTCCGGGGGCGACCTCCGCCTTGGCCAAAGGCGGCACGGGCGACGTGCTCACGGGCTTGATTGCATCGCTTCTTGCGCAAGGGATGGCGCCATGGCAAGCCGCGCTCTTGGGGGCGCAGGTGCACCTGCGCGCAGCGATTCGGTGCGCTCGCGCAATCGGCGAGCGAGGGGTGCTGGCGAGTGAAGTTGCGGACGCCTTACCCTACGGTTTTCTGGAACTCGAGGAATGTGCCTTGTCTACGCGTGACGGCGACACGTAG
- a CDS encoding ADP-ribose pyrophosphatase, whose amino-acid sequence MARKKVSETKDEQGSSLQRIIVTTDVVLFTFEDQQLKVLLVRRATPPFEGMWAFPGGLLEENEELEECAARELKEETGITGARLRQFGAVGTVGRDPRGRSVTVVYYGAVPAEVSKPQPADEVDEAQFHAVKRRPKLAFDHEQILKTILNQLRSDITRSEILFDFFRSVIPSADMLALIEQIWGTTADRRRWEGWMHSLPFLQEMSGGECFRLDRTEMRRWMRNHTLDVASLFPSL is encoded by the coding sequence GTGGCACGGAAAAAGGTATCTGAGACAAAGGACGAGCAGGGTTCTTCCCTGCAGCGAATCATTGTCACCACCGACGTAGTGCTGTTCACGTTCGAGGATCAACAGCTGAAAGTGCTGCTGGTGCGCCGGGCAACGCCACCGTTTGAGGGCATGTGGGCATTTCCCGGGGGACTCCTCGAAGAGAACGAGGAGCTCGAGGAATGTGCGGCGCGTGAGCTCAAGGAAGAGACCGGTATCACGGGGGCGCGCTTGCGCCAATTTGGGGCCGTCGGCACCGTGGGTCGCGATCCCCGTGGGCGCTCGGTCACCGTGGTATACTATGGCGCAGTCCCAGCGGAGGTTTCTAAGCCCCAACCAGCGGACGAAGTGGATGAGGCCCAGTTCCACGCAGTGAAACGTCGCCCAAAGCTCGCTTTTGATCACGAACAAATACTGAAGACCATCCTCAACCAGTTGCGCAGCGATATCACCCGCAGCGAGATTCTCTTCGACTTCTTCCGTTCCGTGATCCCCTCGGCAGACATGCTTGCCCTCATCGAGCAAATATGGGGCACAACAGCCGACCGGCGACGTTGGGAAGGGTGGATGCATAGCCTGCCTTTCCTCCAGGAAATGAGCGGCGGGGAATGTTTTCGCCTCGACCGCACCGAGATGCGTCGCTGGATGCGAAATCACACACTCGACGTTGCCTCGCTATTCCCAAGCCTCTAA
- a CDS encoding Dihydrofolate synthase, which produces MSPIRTYSEAEAFLREFINYEQLAGGSGGFRYDTKAFDLERFRALLAKLGSPQFCAPVFHVAGTKGKGSTCAILAEILRASGYRVGLFTSPHIESFRERIQVNGIPISETDFCDVLDYVARVRLKDRSGTEGGFRTVFELLTASAFLYFSRTQCDVMVVETGLGGRLDATNVFSNPLADKRRYFALTNIITSIGLDHTEILGPTIEKIAWEKAGIIHENSMVIVSPQSCQYGSAEAAHSVSSEDRSKDSSAESFEHWASTIREVITQRAGQVGAVGPYFTEDFLQWSDLEIGEYTYQGSPPARRCQIKLRPGVEDVIPQSGLLDAVRTGLDIRPTLLGGHQELNLAGAIAALLFAAGRGGIQVTPEAVLRGAEHVQWPGRFEVLCSSPPVIVDGAHCELSTHALVQTYCDLWKGRPARIILGVMRDKNLMTIAAALRRKDFAIAKIYTCTPSSPRARSASETAEICAQVLRRPVAAYPTIGDALRAAWSEREKKEAILCFGSLYLVGPARRALRNLLAEDSEQHASSPER; this is translated from the coding sequence GTGAGCCCAATTCGTACATATTCGGAAGCAGAAGCGTTCCTCAGAGAATTCATCAACTACGAGCAACTCGCAGGTGGAAGCGGAGGTTTTCGTTACGACACGAAAGCCTTTGATCTTGAACGATTCCGCGCGCTGCTCGCCAAGTTAGGCTCTCCGCAGTTCTGTGCCCCTGTTTTCCACGTTGCAGGCACGAAAGGCAAAGGTTCCACATGTGCTATTCTTGCCGAGATACTCAGGGCGTCGGGCTACCGAGTGGGCCTGTTCACGTCCCCGCATATTGAAAGCTTCCGGGAACGCATTCAGGTGAACGGGATCCCCATCTCAGAAACCGACTTCTGCGATGTCCTCGACTACGTTGCGAGGGTTCGCCTGAAAGATCGCAGTGGAACCGAGGGCGGGTTTCGCACCGTTTTTGAGCTCCTAACCGCAAGTGCATTTCTTTACTTTTCCCGAACGCAGTGCGACGTTATGGTGGTGGAAACTGGTCTGGGGGGCCGGTTAGATGCAACGAATGTGTTTTCGAACCCACTGGCCGATAAACGACGTTACTTTGCCCTCACGAATATCATTACATCAATCGGTTTAGACCATACGGAAATTCTCGGTCCGACAATCGAGAAGATTGCTTGGGAAAAGGCTGGCATCATTCATGAGAACTCCATGGTGATTGTCTCACCACAATCTTGTCAATACGGATCTGCGGAGGCTGCCCATTCTGTCAGCTCGGAGGACCGTTCAAAAGACTCGAGTGCGGAGAGTTTTGAGCATTGGGCCTCGACGATTCGCGAGGTTATAACCCAACGGGCGGGACAAGTTGGAGCGGTCGGGCCTTATTTCACCGAAGATTTTCTTCAGTGGAGCGATCTTGAGATCGGGGAATACACTTACCAAGGCTCTCCGCCGGCACGACGTTGCCAAATCAAATTGCGGCCGGGAGTTGAGGATGTCATTCCACAGAGTGGCCTTCTTGATGCTGTAAGAACTGGACTTGACATTAGACCGACCCTTCTTGGGGGTCATCAGGAGTTGAACCTCGCCGGAGCGATTGCTGCACTGCTCTTCGCAGCAGGTCGGGGAGGCATTCAAGTTACTCCAGAGGCTGTGTTGCGTGGTGCCGAACACGTGCAATGGCCGGGCCGGTTTGAGGTGCTCTGTTCTTCACCTCCAGTAATCGTGGACGGGGCCCATTGTGAACTGTCCACGCACGCGTTAGTACAGACGTACTGTGACCTGTGGAAAGGTCGTCCGGCTCGCATTATTTTGGGGGTCATGCGCGACAAGAACCTTATGACAATAGCTGCCGCCTTGAGACGAAAAGACTTTGCGATTGCCAAGATCTACACATGCACGCCGTCAAGCCCACGGGCACGCTCTGCATCGGAGACCGCTGAGATTTGCGCTCAGGTACTCAGGCGTCCCGTGGCAGCTTACCCAACGATTGGGGACGCGTTGCGGGCGGCTTGGTCTGAGCGCGAGAAGAAAGAAGCGATACTCTGCTTCGGTTCGCTCTATCTCGTTGGGCCGGCCCGAAGGGCACTCCGAAATTTGCTCGCGGAGGATTCTGAGCAACACGCGTCAAGCCCTGAGAGATGA
- a CDS encoding Translation elongation factor LepA: MDQTLIRNFCIIAHIDHGKSTLADRLIERTQVVSAREMRDQLLDSMDLERERGITIKAQAVRLPYTASDGKTYELNLIDTPGHVDFTYEVSRSLAACEGALLVVDAVQGVEAQTLANVYLAIDGNLEIIPVINKIDLPGADPELVKQQIEQVIGIDASNAILASAKLGIGTDEILEAVVKRIPHPKGDRNAPLRALIFDSKYDSFRGVVTYVRVVDGVLRKGDRIRVMSTQADYEVDEVGFFTPKMCQCEELSAGEVGYVIANIKEVANVRVGDTITHARRPAAEPLPGYKEARPVVFAGLYPINSDDYDDLKDAIEKLKLNDSSFFFEPETSAALGFGFRCGFLGLLHMEIVQERLEREFNMHLLTTAPSVIYRITKRNGEVVYVDNPVKMPDPGQIASIEEPYIVARIITPPQYLGAIMTLCQNKRGVQRQMHYITESRVLLEYELPLGEVILDFYDKLKSVSQGYASFDYELADYRPADMVKLDILINGEVVDALSVIVHRDQAYHRGRALVGKLRELVPRQLFDVAIQAAIGGKILARETVKALRKNVTAKCYGGDITRKRKLLEKQKEGKKRMKQIGKVEIPQEAFMAVLRVET; the protein is encoded by the coding sequence ATGGATCAGACACTTATCCGAAATTTCTGCATCATTGCGCACATTGATCATGGCAAGAGCACGTTGGCTGACCGCCTCATTGAGCGCACTCAGGTAGTCAGCGCCCGCGAAATGCGTGACCAGCTCTTGGATTCCATGGATCTGGAGCGCGAGCGTGGCATCACGATCAAAGCCCAAGCTGTGCGCTTGCCCTACACCGCGTCGGATGGCAAGACCTATGAGCTGAACCTCATTGACACTCCCGGCCACGTGGACTTCACTTACGAGGTCTCGAGAAGCCTCGCCGCCTGCGAGGGAGCCTTGCTGGTTGTGGACGCTGTGCAAGGTGTCGAGGCCCAAACATTGGCAAACGTTTATCTTGCCATTGATGGGAACCTTGAGATTATCCCCGTGATCAACAAGATTGATCTTCCTGGGGCAGACCCAGAACTTGTCAAGCAGCAAATCGAACAGGTCATTGGCATCGACGCCTCCAATGCAATTTTGGCAAGTGCAAAACTTGGCATTGGGACAGATGAGATTCTCGAGGCGGTGGTAAAGCGCATCCCGCACCCGAAGGGTGACCGGAATGCTCCGCTTCGCGCTCTAATCTTTGATTCGAAATACGACAGTTTCCGTGGTGTTGTCACTTACGTGCGCGTCGTGGATGGGGTCTTGCGCAAGGGCGACCGCATCCGAGTGATGTCCACCCAGGCCGACTACGAGGTGGACGAAGTCGGGTTCTTTACCCCGAAAATGTGTCAGTGCGAAGAACTTAGCGCGGGTGAAGTCGGCTACGTCATCGCAAATATCAAGGAAGTTGCGAACGTTCGTGTCGGCGACACCATCACCCACGCCCGGCGTCCTGCCGCCGAACCATTGCCAGGCTACAAGGAAGCGCGCCCGGTCGTCTTCGCAGGCCTGTATCCGATCAATTCAGATGACTATGATGACCTCAAGGACGCCATCGAGAAGCTCAAGCTAAACGATTCGAGTTTCTTTTTTGAGCCGGAAACGTCGGCCGCTCTGGGCTTTGGCTTCCGTTGTGGGTTCTTGGGATTGCTTCACATGGAAATTGTGCAGGAGCGCTTGGAGCGCGAATTCAATATGCACCTTCTTACGACTGCGCCAAGCGTAATCTACCGCATCACGAAACGCAACGGAGAAGTCGTGTATGTGGACAATCCGGTGAAGATGCCCGACCCGGGTCAAATTGCGTCAATAGAAGAACCTTACATTGTGGCCCGAATCATCACTCCTCCCCAGTACCTCGGCGCGATTATGACTCTGTGCCAAAACAAGCGCGGGGTCCAGCGTCAAATGCACTACATTACTGAGAGTCGGGTGCTCTTGGAATACGAGTTGCCGTTGGGGGAGGTCATCCTCGATTTCTACGACAAGCTCAAGTCCGTCTCCCAAGGCTATGCGTCGTTCGACTATGAGTTGGCGGATTACCGCCCCGCGGACATGGTCAAGCTCGACATTCTCATCAATGGCGAGGTGGTGGACGCCCTGTCAGTGATTGTCCATCGCGACCAAGCTTATCACCGTGGGCGGGCGCTCGTAGGAAAACTCCGCGAACTCGTTCCACGTCAGCTGTTCGACGTCGCAATCCAAGCAGCCATAGGCGGAAAAATCCTCGCCCGTGAAACCGTAAAGGCTCTGCGTAAGAACGTCACGGCCAAGTGTTACGGCGGCGACATCACCCGCAAGCGCAAACTCCTCGAAAAGCAAAAAGAGGGGAAGAAGCGCATGAAACAAATCGGGAAGGTCGAGATTCCCCAAGAGGCGTTCATGGCTGTCTTGCGTGTTGAGACTTAA